One window of the Sphaerochaeta associata genome contains the following:
- a CDS encoding bifunctional folylpolyglutamate synthase/dihydrofolate synthase codes for MESFTNLEKQTTHYTTRTYRLDRMHSLLAYLGHPELSFKKIHLAGSKGKGSTASYLASALTALGYKTGLYLSPHLVDYRERFSLSGTFFNDDLLVQTGIELQEQLNGFHFSDQWGETDPTTFELYTAYAYLLFKNSGCEWAVIETGLGGRLDATNTIVPEACVLCPIELEHTKILGDTIEKIAAEKSKIIKAGVPVFIGFEEDAAMSVFLAEAQAQKSETHLLCDAIESLSSKTTTEGELVQYAWKDGRKEQLLLSMRGGVQAQNSALALLVLRTLGLYSDKVLPAIEKNQIPGRFQQLAVSPCLYVDGAHTTHSLQALLQSFKSLHGSSDKNTIIYGALEDKDHRHMANLVLDHFQQIIISRPGTYKKSDITGMFALFNTLAEQRSHSYQILLIEDNMEALKAAYKMTADTDAILVCGSFYLAGGVKAAFEQIRSAYESQLA; via the coding sequence ATGGAGAGTTTTACCAATCTAGAGAAGCAGACGACGCATTATACAACCAGAACGTACCGCTTGGACCGCATGCACTCCCTGCTTGCCTACCTGGGTCACCCTGAGCTGTCATTCAAGAAAATCCATCTGGCTGGATCAAAAGGCAAGGGCTCGACTGCAAGCTACCTTGCCAGTGCACTGACTGCTTTGGGCTATAAGACAGGCCTCTATCTCTCCCCCCACCTGGTGGACTACCGCGAGCGTTTCAGCCTCAGTGGAACATTTTTCAACGACGACCTGCTGGTGCAGACCGGAATAGAACTGCAGGAACAGTTGAATGGATTTCATTTTTCAGACCAGTGGGGAGAGACCGATCCGACTACCTTCGAACTCTACACCGCCTATGCCTATCTGCTCTTCAAGAACAGCGGCTGTGAATGGGCTGTCATCGAAACCGGCTTGGGCGGACGGTTGGATGCAACCAACACCATTGTTCCCGAGGCATGCGTGCTCTGCCCAATCGAGCTCGAACATACCAAAATCCTGGGCGATACCATCGAGAAAATTGCAGCAGAGAAAAGTAAAATCATAAAAGCGGGAGTGCCCGTGTTCATCGGATTTGAAGAGGATGCGGCCATGTCGGTCTTCCTTGCCGAAGCACAAGCGCAAAAGAGTGAAACCCACCTGCTTTGCGACGCCATCGAATCGCTTTCGAGCAAGACCACCACCGAGGGTGAGCTTGTGCAGTATGCATGGAAGGATGGAAGAAAGGAGCAATTGCTGCTTTCGATGCGCGGCGGTGTACAGGCACAAAACAGCGCCCTCGCCCTGCTCGTGCTCAGGACCTTGGGACTGTATAGCGACAAGGTCCTGCCGGCCATCGAGAAGAACCAGATTCCCGGCCGCTTCCAGCAGCTGGCCGTCTCTCCCTGCCTGTATGTAGACGGGGCTCATACCACCCACTCGCTGCAGGCGCTGCTGCAGAGTTTCAAATCATTGCATGGCTCTTCTGATAAGAATACCATCATCTACGGGGCTCTGGAGGACAAGGACCACCGGCATATGGCAAACCTTGTACTCGACCATTTCCAGCAAATAATCATCAGCAGACCCGGAACCTATAAAAAGAGTGACATCACCGGCATGTTTGCGTTGTTCAACACCCTGGCGGAGCAACGGTCCCACAGCTATCAGATTCTGTTGATCGAAGACAACATGGAAGCGCTCAAGGCTGCGTACAAGATGACTGCGGATACCGATGCCATCCTGGTTTGCGGATCATTCTACCTCGCCGGCGGGGTGAAAGCCGCCTTTGAGCAGATACGGAGTGCCTATGAGTCTCAACTGGCGTGA